Proteins co-encoded in one Corylus avellana chromosome ca9, CavTom2PMs-1.0 genomic window:
- the LOC132161796 gene encoding eukaryotic translation initiation factor NCBP produces the protein MESVAEKKELESNNNANGDDAQPILDTSSPSSMSATADYTNANSNYSNKEARDFRERQARDLKAGLHPLKYKFVFWYTRRTPGVRTQTSYEDNIKKIVDFSTVEGFWVCYCHLARPSSLPSPTDLHIFKEGIRPLWEDSANCNGGKWIIRFKKVVSGRFWEDLVLALVGDQLDYGDNICGAVLSIRFNEDILSVWNRNASDHQAVMALRDAIKRHLKLPHSYVMEYKPHDASLRDNSSYRNTWLRG, from the exons ATGGAGTCGGTAGCAGAGAAGAAGGAATTGGAGAGTAACAACAACGCCAACGGTGATGACGCCCAGCCAATTCTCGAtacttcttctccttcttcaatGTCAGCCACTGCTGATTACACCAATGCCAACAGCAACTACAGCAACAAAGAAGCCCGAGATTTCCGTGAACGCCAAGCTCGCGACCTCAAAGCTGGCCTTCATCCCCTCAAg TACAAGTTTGTGTTTTGGTACACTCGTCGAACCCCTGGAGTTCGAACACAAACATCGTACGAGGACAACATAAAGAAAATTGTAGACTTCAGTACG GTTGAAGGTTTTTGGGTCTGCTATTGCCACTTGGCCCGCCCTTCTTCTTTGCCGAGCCCAACAGATTTGCATATTTTCAAGGAGGGAATCCGCCCTCTATGGGAG GACTCTGCTAACTGCAATGGTGGTAAGTGGATAATACGATTCAAAAAGGTTGTGTCAGGTCGCTTCTGGGAAGATCTG GTTCTTGCCTTAGTAGGTGACCAACTTGATTATGGAGATAACATATGTGGTGCGGTACTAAGCATTCGTTTCAACGAGGATATCTTAAGCGTGTGGAACCGCAATGCATCCGATCACCAG GCTGTAATGGCTCTAAGAGATGCAATCAAACGGCACTTAAAGCTTCCTCACAGCTATGTTATGGAATACAAGCCTCATGATGCTTCTCTGCGTGACAACTCATCATACAGAAACACATGGTTGAGAGGGTAG
- the LOC132191955 gene encoding ras-related protein RABE1c-like yields MAAAPARARADYDYLIKLLLIGDSGVGKSCLLLRFSDDSFTTSFITTIGIDFKIRTIELDGKRIKLQIWDTAGQERFRTITTAYYRGAMGILLVYDVTDESSFNNIKNWIRNIEQHASENVNKILVGNKADMDESKRAVPTARGQALADEYGIKFFETSAKTNFNVEQVFFSIARDIKQRLAETDSKAEPQTLKISKPDAATSSTAASAKSTCCGS; encoded by the exons ATGGCGGCTGCGCCGGCTAGAGCTCGAGCCGACTACGATTATCTAATCAAGCTCCTCCTCATCGGCGATAGTG GGGTAGGAAAGAGTTGCCTGCTATTACGTTTCTCTGACGATTCTTTTACAACGAGTTTCATTACCACTATTGG GATTGACTTTAAGATTAGGACCATTGAGCTTGATGGGAAGCGTATCAAACTACAAATATGGGATACTGCTGGCCAAGAACGTTTCCGTACAATTACAACAG CTTATTACAGGGGAGCAATGGGTATACTGCTGGTCTACGACGTAACGGATGAATCATCTTTTAATA ACATCAAGAACTGGATCAGGAACATTGAGCAGCATGCTTCTGAGAATGTCAACAAAATATTGGTGGGTAACAAAGCTGACATGGATGAGAGCAAAAGG GCTGTGCCAACAGCGAGGGGACAAGCATTGGCTGATGAATATGGTATCAAATTTTTCGAGACT AGtgcaaaaacaaatttcaatgTGGAGCAGGTCTTCTTTTCAATAGCTAGAGATATAAAGCAAAGACTTGCAGAAACTGACTCCAAAGCTGAG CCCCAAACTCTGAAGATCAGCAAACCTGATGCAGCCACAAGCTCAACTGCTGCTTCAGCAAAATCAACGTGCTGCGGCTCATGA